A window of Ptychodera flava strain L36383 chromosome 1, AS_Pfla_20210202, whole genome shotgun sequence contains these coding sequences:
- the LOC139132767 gene encoding uncharacterized protein — translation MACFLCECCSGPRAVIVRLPKPAEEDYSFSSIYYGVRCLAAMDAILMFTFFVAFSFQQANGYLTPEFKRVFYMDPMLPIVFDGLCCFVFGFVLYAFLSTVILKARNKQPGCRASFFCDFGRLMRKSPAYLIVFTISVVYFLATTVVAAVQLFTVPPAPVLWTNILVSSNNLSANINASTAMENLVKPTTGPVHSLTAVHAFCVFISLTCVMYYFAESFCVLSIEESIADRKTRECQKDAIRAATGNATDRTRSAERGKLQYGTFQEGEKTNGVGDDKNDGATGGPVTVAEKDETDARENFESTGALDVLPLEPIIACLPYYLLIFLDFCCLANCVGGILNFALTSPFNLCSSDKFVLSLALIPLVAVGKLKCKNISVFYSCRSVRWREVDYIEV, via the coding sequence ATGGCCTGCTTTCTGTGTGAGTGCTGTTCTGGGCCACGTGCTGTGATAGTACGGTTACCAAAACCAGCCGAGGAAGATTACAGTTTCAGCTCCATCTACTATGGTGTGCGATGTCTCGCCGCTATGGATGCCATTCTGATGTTCACATTCTTCGTCGCATTCTCCTTCCAACAAGCGAATGGTTACCTGACTCCCGAGTTCAAGAGAGTGTTCTACATGGATCCCATGCTACCCATCGTCTTTGACGGCTTATGCTGCTTCGTTTTCGGATTCGTGCTCTACGCATTCCTGTCGACGGTCATCCTGAAGGCCAGGAACAAACAGCCGGGTTGCCGCGCCAGCTTCTTCTGCGACTTCGGTAGACTGATGCGCAAATCTCCCGCCTATTTGATCGTATTTACCATATCCGTGGTGTACTTTCTAGCCACGACGGTAGTAGCCGCCGTCCAGTTGTTCACTGTACCACCAGCGCCAGTATTGTGGACAAATATACTTGTGTCGAGCAACAACCTTTCGGCTAATATAAACGCAAGCACAGCCATGGAAAATCTGGTGAAACCGACGACCGGTCCAGTGCATTCGTTGACTGCAGTGCATGCGTTCTGCGTTTTCATATCGCTGACATGTGTGATGTATTACTTTGCGGAGAGTTTCTGCGTTCTGTCGATAGAAGAGAGCATAGCCGATAGGAAAACGCGCGAATGTCAGAAAGATGCCATCAGAGCTGCCACGGGCAATGCGACAGACAGAACTCGATCGGCGGAAAGAGGTAAACTTCAATACGGTACGTTTCAAGAAGGAGAGAAAACGAATGGGGTAGGCGACGACAAGAATGATGGCGCCACAGGTGGGCCGGTAACAGTTGCCGAAAAGGATGAGACGGACGCCCGAGAAAATTTTGAGAGTACAGGCGCCCTCGATGTTCTCCCCCTCGAACCAATCATAGCCTGCCTTCCATACTATCTGCTGATCTTCCTAGATTTCTGCTGTCTCGCAAATTGCGTAGGCGGGATTCTAAACTTTGCTCTGACGAGTCCCTTTAATCTCTGCAGCTCAGACAAGTTTGTGCTTTCTCTGGCGTTAATTCCACTCGTTGCAGTCGGAAAACTCAAGTGTAAAAACATCTCCGTGTTTTACAGCTGCAGGTCGGTGAGGTGGAGAGAAGTTGACTATATTGAAGTCTGA